The proteins below are encoded in one region of Brassica napus cultivar Da-Ae chromosome A6, Da-Ae, whole genome shotgun sequence:
- the LOC106389442 gene encoding G-type lectin S-receptor-like serine/threonine-protein kinase At1g11410 isoform X1 codes for MKIFFIFFFVLFSFLVHSCLSNNMIMRTQSMRDGDVIFSEGKRFAFGFFSLGTSNLRYVGIWYAQVSEQTVVWVANRDHPINDTSGHIKFSSRGNLCVYASVNGTEPIWSTDVLDTISEPALVAKLSDLGNLVLLDPVTGKSFWESFNHPTNTLLPFMKFGYTRQDGVDRFMTSWRSPGDPGFGNVTYRIERRGFPQMMMYKGTTLWWRTGSWTGQRWSGVPEMTNKFIFNISFVNSPDEVSITYGVLSPLVITRMVLNETGTLQRFTWNGKDKKWIGFWSAPEEKCDSYNHCGLNGYCDTTSPDKFECSCLPGHEPKTPQAWNLRDASDGCKRSNAASICNGREGFAKLKRVKVPNTSGVSVDMNITLKECEKRCLRNCSCVAYASAYHESEDGAKGCLTWHGDMLDTRTYLSAGQDFYLRVDKAELARWNGSGSSGKRRLFLILISMIVVVVLLVIMLFCFIKKRRQAIKHKKPPSTFAPSSFDIEEPFVLEDLEDKSRKGELPLFELSTIAAATNNFSFQNKLGAGGFGPVYKGMLQNGMEIAVKRLSKNSGQGMEEFKNEVKLISKLQHRNLVRILGCCVESEEKMLIYEYLPNKSLDCFIFREEHRAELDWSKRMGIIRGIARGILYLHQDSRLRIIHRDLKASNVLLDNEMIPKIADFGMARIFGGNQIEGSTNRVVGTYGYMSPEYAMDGQFSIKSDVYSFGILILEIITGKKNSAIYNENSNLVGHIWGLWEKGEAREIIDTLMDAESYEENEVMKCVHIGLLCVQESASDRPDMSSVVFMLGHNAIDLPSPKHPAFTVGRKRNVKNGGSSGNWPSGETGSSVNDVTLTDVQGR; via the exons atgaagatcttcttcatctttttctttgttttattctcCTTCCTTGTCCATTCTTGTTTGTCCAACAACATGATCATGAGAACACAGTCCATGAGAGATGGTGATGTTATCTTCTCTGAAGGAAAGAGATTCGCTTTTGGATTCTTCAGCCTGGGGACTTCAAACCTCAGGTACGTTGGGATTTGGTATGCTCAAGTCTCTGAGCAGACAGTTGTATGGGTTGCAAACAGAGACCATCCTATTAACGACACGTCTGGTCATATAAAGTTCAGCAGCAGAGGGAATCTCTGTGTGTATGCATCTGTCAACGGAACAGAACCTATCTGGTCCACCGATGTTTTGGATACGATCTCAGAACCAGCTTTAGTTGCGAAGCTGTCTGATCTAGGCAACCTTGTCCTGCTTGATCCTGTCACAGGGAAAAGCTTCTGGGAGAGCTTTAACCATCCTACGAACACGTTGCTTCCCTTTATGAAGTTCGGATACACTCGCCAAGACGGTGTTGACCGGTTCATGACGTCGTGGAGATCTCCTGGCGACCCTGGCTTCGGTAACGTTACGTACCGGATAGAGCGTAGAGGGTTTCCGCAGATGATGATGTATAAAGGAACGACTCTGTGGTGGCGTACTGGGTCATGGACAGGGCAGAGATGGAGCGGTGTGCCTGAGATGACAAACAAGTTTATATTCAATATCTCCTTTGTGAACAGTCCTGATGAAGTATCGATCACGTACGGTGTGTTGAGTCCTCTAGTCATAACGAGAATGGTGCTGAACGAGACGGGGACCCTGCAGCGGTTCACGTGGAACGGGAAGGATAAGAAGTGGATCGGGTTCTGGTCGGCTCCTGAGGAGAAGTGTGACAGCTACAACCACTGTGGCCTTAACGGTTACTGCGATACCACGAGTCCAGACAAGTTTGAGTGCTCTTGCCTACCGGGGCACGAGCCTAAAACGCCCCAAGCTTGGAACCTGAGAGATGCTTCTGATGGGTGCAAGAGGAGCAACGCGGCTTCGATATGTAATGGGAGAGAAGGTTTTGCGAAGTTGAAGCGGGTGAAGGTTCCAAACACATCAGGTGTGAGTGTGGATATGAACATAACGCTTAAAGAATGTGAAAAGAGGTGCTTGAGGAACTGCTCTTGTGTCGCTTATGCGAGCGCTTACCACGAGAGCGAAGACGGAGCGAAAGGGTGCTTGACATGGCACGGTGATATGTTGGATACAAGGACATACTTGAGTGCAGGACAAGATTTCTATCTACGTGTAGATAAAGCAGAGTTAG CGCGGTGGAATGGAAGTGGATCATCAGGGAAGAGGAGACTTTTCTTAATTCTCATCAGTATGATTGTAGTCGTGGTGTTGCTAGTGATCATGTTGTTCTGTTTCATAAAGAAACGAAGAC AGGCTATAAAGCATAAGAAACCTCCATCAACCTTCGCCCCGAGCTCTTTTGATATTGAAGAGCCATTTGTATTAGAAGATCTTGAGGATAAATCAAGAAAGGGGGAGTTGCCTCTCTTTGAGCTTAGCACGATCGCTGCAGCAACTAATAACTTCTCTTTCCAAAACAAGCTTGGAGCAGGTGGTTTCGGACCCGTTTACAAG GGCATGTTACAAAACGGTATGGAGATAGCAGTGAAGAGGTTGTCAAAAAACTCAGGCCAAGGAATGGAAGAGTTCAAGAACGAGGTCAAGTTGATATCAAAGCTGCAGCATCGAAACCTCGTGAGGATTTTAGGATGTTGCGTTGAATCGGAAGAGAAGATGTTGATATACGAGTATTTACCAAACAAGAGCCTAGACTGTTTCATATTCC GTGAGGAGCATAGAGCGGAGTTAGATTGGTCAAAACGGATGGGGATAATCCGAGGGATTGCGCGGGGAATCTTGTATCTACATCAAGATTCAAGACTGAGGATCATCCACAGAGACCTCAAGGCCAGCAATGTACTTCTCGACAACGAAATGATCCCCAAGATTGCTGACTTTGGCATGGCTAGAATCTTTGGAGGCAACCAAATCGAAGGAAGCACAAACCGAGTTGTTGGAACATA TGGATATATGTCACCAGAGTATGCAATGGATGGTCAGTTCTCAATAAAATCCGACGTCTACAGCTTCGGAATATTGATTTTAGAGATCATAACAGGAAAGAAGAATAGTGCAATCTACAACGAAAATTCAAACCTAGTCGGACAT ATTTGGGGTCTGTGGGAAAAAGGTGAGGCAAGAGAGATCATAGACACGTTAATGGACGCAGAGAGTTATGAAGAGAACGAAGTGATGAAGTGCGTACACATTGGGTTGCTTTGCGTGCAAGAAAGCGCTTCGGACAGACCAGACATGTCTTCTGTTGTGTTCATGTTGGGACATAACGCCATTGATCTTCCATCTCCGAAGCATCCTGCGTTTACAGTGGGGAGGAAGAGAAACGTCAAAAATGGCGGCAGCTCAGGTAACTGGCCTAGTGGAGAAACCGGCAGTTCTGTCAATGATGTTACCCTCACCGACGTTCAAGGTcgttaa
- the LOC106389442 gene encoding G-type lectin S-receptor-like serine/threonine-protein kinase At1g11410 isoform X2, whose translation MKIFFIFFFVLFSFLVHSCLSNNMIMRTQSMRDGDVIFSEGKRFAFGFFSLGTSNLRYVGIWYAQVSEQTVVWVANRDHPINDTSGHIKFSSRGNLCVYASVNGTEPIWSTDVLDTISEPALVAKLSDLGNLVLLDPVTGKSFWESFNHPTNTLLPFMKFGYTRQDGVDRFMTSWRSPGDPGFGNVTYRIERRGFPQMMMYKGTTLWWRTGSWTGQRWSGVPEMTNKFIFNISFVNSPDEVSITYGVLSPLVITRMVLNETGTLQRFTWNGKDKKWIGFWSAPEEKCDSYNHCGLNGYCDTTSPDKFECSCLPGHEPKTPQAWNLRDASDGCKRSNAASICNGREGFAKLKRVKVPNTSGVSVDMNITLKECEKRCLRNCSCVAYASAYHESEDGAKGCLTWHGDMLDTRTYLSAGQDFYLRVDKAELARWNGSGSSGKRRLFLILISMIVVVVLLVIMLFCFIKKRRQAIKHKKPPSTFAPSSFDIEEPFVLEDLEDKSRKGELPLFELSTIAAATNNFSFQNKLGAGGFGPVYKGMLQNGMEIAVKRLSKNSGQGMEEFKNEVKLISKLQHRNLVRILGCCVESEEKMLIYEYLPNKSLDCFIFREEHRAELDWSKRMGIIRGIARGILYLHQDSRLRIIHRDLKASNVLLDNEMIPKIADFGMARIFGGNQIEGSTNRVVGT comes from the exons atgaagatcttcttcatctttttctttgttttattctcCTTCCTTGTCCATTCTTGTTTGTCCAACAACATGATCATGAGAACACAGTCCATGAGAGATGGTGATGTTATCTTCTCTGAAGGAAAGAGATTCGCTTTTGGATTCTTCAGCCTGGGGACTTCAAACCTCAGGTACGTTGGGATTTGGTATGCTCAAGTCTCTGAGCAGACAGTTGTATGGGTTGCAAACAGAGACCATCCTATTAACGACACGTCTGGTCATATAAAGTTCAGCAGCAGAGGGAATCTCTGTGTGTATGCATCTGTCAACGGAACAGAACCTATCTGGTCCACCGATGTTTTGGATACGATCTCAGAACCAGCTTTAGTTGCGAAGCTGTCTGATCTAGGCAACCTTGTCCTGCTTGATCCTGTCACAGGGAAAAGCTTCTGGGAGAGCTTTAACCATCCTACGAACACGTTGCTTCCCTTTATGAAGTTCGGATACACTCGCCAAGACGGTGTTGACCGGTTCATGACGTCGTGGAGATCTCCTGGCGACCCTGGCTTCGGTAACGTTACGTACCGGATAGAGCGTAGAGGGTTTCCGCAGATGATGATGTATAAAGGAACGACTCTGTGGTGGCGTACTGGGTCATGGACAGGGCAGAGATGGAGCGGTGTGCCTGAGATGACAAACAAGTTTATATTCAATATCTCCTTTGTGAACAGTCCTGATGAAGTATCGATCACGTACGGTGTGTTGAGTCCTCTAGTCATAACGAGAATGGTGCTGAACGAGACGGGGACCCTGCAGCGGTTCACGTGGAACGGGAAGGATAAGAAGTGGATCGGGTTCTGGTCGGCTCCTGAGGAGAAGTGTGACAGCTACAACCACTGTGGCCTTAACGGTTACTGCGATACCACGAGTCCAGACAAGTTTGAGTGCTCTTGCCTACCGGGGCACGAGCCTAAAACGCCCCAAGCTTGGAACCTGAGAGATGCTTCTGATGGGTGCAAGAGGAGCAACGCGGCTTCGATATGTAATGGGAGAGAAGGTTTTGCGAAGTTGAAGCGGGTGAAGGTTCCAAACACATCAGGTGTGAGTGTGGATATGAACATAACGCTTAAAGAATGTGAAAAGAGGTGCTTGAGGAACTGCTCTTGTGTCGCTTATGCGAGCGCTTACCACGAGAGCGAAGACGGAGCGAAAGGGTGCTTGACATGGCACGGTGATATGTTGGATACAAGGACATACTTGAGTGCAGGACAAGATTTCTATCTACGTGTAGATAAAGCAGAGTTAG CGCGGTGGAATGGAAGTGGATCATCAGGGAAGAGGAGACTTTTCTTAATTCTCATCAGTATGATTGTAGTCGTGGTGTTGCTAGTGATCATGTTGTTCTGTTTCATAAAGAAACGAAGAC AGGCTATAAAGCATAAGAAACCTCCATCAACCTTCGCCCCGAGCTCTTTTGATATTGAAGAGCCATTTGTATTAGAAGATCTTGAGGATAAATCAAGAAAGGGGGAGTTGCCTCTCTTTGAGCTTAGCACGATCGCTGCAGCAACTAATAACTTCTCTTTCCAAAACAAGCTTGGAGCAGGTGGTTTCGGACCCGTTTACAAG GGCATGTTACAAAACGGTATGGAGATAGCAGTGAAGAGGTTGTCAAAAAACTCAGGCCAAGGAATGGAAGAGTTCAAGAACGAGGTCAAGTTGATATCAAAGCTGCAGCATCGAAACCTCGTGAGGATTTTAGGATGTTGCGTTGAATCGGAAGAGAAGATGTTGATATACGAGTATTTACCAAACAAGAGCCTAGACTGTTTCATATTCC GTGAGGAGCATAGAGCGGAGTTAGATTGGTCAAAACGGATGGGGATAATCCGAGGGATTGCGCGGGGAATCTTGTATCTACATCAAGATTCAAGACTGAGGATCATCCACAGAGACCTCAAGGCCAGCAATGTACTTCTCGACAACGAAATGATCCCCAAGATTGCTGACTTTGGCATGGCTAGAATCTTTGGAGGCAACCAAATCGAAGGAAGCACAAACCGAGTTGTTGGAACATAG